In Malus sylvestris chromosome 15, drMalSylv7.2, whole genome shotgun sequence, a single genomic region encodes these proteins:
- the LOC126605825 gene encoding membrane-associated 30 kDa protein, chloroplastic-like has product MNLFDRFARVVKSYANALISTFEDPMKILEQKVLEMNDDLTKMRQGTPQVLASQKRMENKYKAAEQASEDWYSKTQLALQKGEEDLAREALKRRKSFADNANTLKSQLDQQKAVVDNLMSNTQLLESKIQEARSKTDTLKARAQSAKTATKMSEMEWETKEKAGSKSNKGNHFQLLHPIIDELAKKMPTLSSCMFPF; this is encoded by the coding sequence ATGAATCTATTTGACCGGTTTGCTAGAGTTGTCAAGTCATATGCAAATGCATTAATAAGTACCTTTGAAGATCCTATGAAAATCTTAGAGCAAAAAGTTCTTGAAATGAATGATGACTTGACAAAGATGCGTCAGGGCACACCACAAGTGTTGGCATCTCAAAAGCGGATGGAGAATAAGTACAAAGCTGCTGAACAAGCTTCTGAGGACTGGTACAGCAAAACACAATTAGCTCTTCAAAAAGGAGAGGAGGATCTTGCACGTGAGGCTCTGAAGAGGCGTAAATCTTTTGCTGATAATGCTAATACTTTGAAATCTCAACTTGATCAACAAAAAGCTGTTGTTGATAATCTTATGTCTAATACACAACTTTTAGAAAGTAAGATACAAGAAGCAAGGTCAAAAACAGATACCCTCAAAGCACGTGCTCAGTCTGCGAAGACTGCAACTAAAATGAGTGAAATGGAgtgggaaacaaaagaaaaagcaggaagcaaaagcaacaaaggAAATCATTTCCAACTGCTCCACCCTATAATTGATGAACTGGCAAAGAAGATGCCTacactttcatcatgcatgttcccaTTTTGA
- the LOC126604769 gene encoding uncharacterized protein LOC126604769, whose protein sequence is MLSSICLIKYSFCPFSTFFINCVGIVSFFLGFLRFSNIRSVSCWHASFVSDGSQLNCETYIKPTRLGSGNNRFKDIAAESVKQKRRSTKKPYSRSISTAT, encoded by the exons ATGCTTTCatctatttgtttgattaaataTAGTTTTTGTCCTTTTTCAACCTTCTTTATCAATTGTGTAGGAATTGTTTCATTTTTCTTGGGTTTCTTGAGGTTCAGCAACATCAG GTCTGTTTCCTGTTGGCATGCTTCCTTTGTTTCAGATGGGAGTCAACTCAATTG tgAAACATATATCAAACCAACAAGGCTTGGTAGTGGAAATAATCGTTTTAAG GACATTGCTGCTGAATCTGTGAAGCAGAAGCGTCGCTCGACCAAGAAGCCCTATTCGAGGTCCATCTCCACCGCAACCTAG
- the LOC126605822 gene encoding uncharacterized protein LOC126605822 has product MITKDYFMKTENNNSSDIQEFFEDQKKKNRAIISNAAGFDGEKGASTPNDGQQENSSLKPSNDMSWLFRKYLFTRSHSNSTGKSNTEAESESEIVKRHSSPRPSVPPMLLGSNDFRGDRLSLLERKLLPGLRCGDQSNKTSTTEQLTIFYNGIVHVYDDIPADKAKEILCLASENSSSKPLIRERLKKAPPPLRPQLSVSKLRAGVPMARRHSLQCFLEKRRGRIINKYPYALHPGKQEDNEAFINNQSNENHEISLSPFPSRLGYFYPKLFNQGC; this is encoded by the exons ATGATAACAAAGGACTACTTCATGAAGACAGAAAACAATAACTCATCAGATATCCAAGAATTCTTCGAAgatcagaagaagaaaaatcgtGCAATAATTTCCAATGCTGCTGGTTTTGATGGTGAAAAAGGTGCAAGTACCCCAAATGACGGCCAGCAAGAAAACAGCAGCTTAAAACCATCGAATGATATGTCTTGGTTGTTCAGAAAATATCTTTTTACAAGAAGTCATAGTAATAGCACTGGTAAATCCAACACGGAAGCTGAATCTGAATCAGAAATTGTCAAAAGGCATTCATCACCCCGCCCTTCAGTACCACCTATGCTTCTTGGTAGTAATGATTTTCGAGGAGACCGGCTGTCTTTGCTAGAGCGAAAGCTTCTTCCGGGGTTGCG ATGTGGTGATCAATCCAACAAGACTTCTACAACAGAACAACttacaatattttacaatggGATTGTCCATGTCTATGATGATATTCCTGCTGATAAG GCAAAAGAGATTCTGTGTCTTGCTAGTGAAAACTCATCGTCCAAACCTCTTATTAGAGAAAGGTTAAAGAAGGCACCACCACCTCTTAGACCGCAATTATCAGTTTCTAAACTAAGAGCag GGGTTCCAATGGCAAGGAGACATTCCCTGCAATGTTTTCTTGAAAAGCGTCGTGGCAG GATCATCAACAAATATCCTTATGCCCTTCATCCTGGAAAACAAGAGGACAATGAGGCATTCATAAACAACCAGTCAAatgaaaatcatgaaatttctcTTTCACCTTTCCCTTCACGTTTAGGGTATTTTTATCCTAAATTATTTAACCAAGGTTGTTAA